From a single Xiphophorus maculatus strain JP 163 A chromosome 5, X_maculatus-5.0-male, whole genome shotgun sequence genomic region:
- the LOC102224102 gene encoding zinc finger protein 184-like isoform X1, whose product MVEDPGLQDPLKENRCGQTARQQQERKAAGSDTPEIQVIIKEEEDSWTVSENYESLGSEEGKNRSPPGAGFLLGKESRAPYGVKAHQSEHPDQPNEPEPNEGEQGRTLTASNEKLCRSDGDEGENVRRCQNAREKPFCCLARDVSPSPKPDMKSSQRTPEEEEGSRSSNAAEELHRPEKPAPNQTVSSDPKMTSAHLDGRTLHLTVRLQTGPKEDEEEPAEEIGGLINSDGEEVTWDGRNVSDQEPDCTEVSQSEKEVILVHSQNSRDCGSPTLIMEVVGDEEENKEEEQEEGVVRTTKISTSHPARTRRRRAKKVRGRPLANPDKGERVPLHSARRRVRRQVSQSPLLCEGDLETREGVSLFYFKVSRRSRRRRNICTHPEPQEINSDTTLCVTAKQPLQKKDARHSAEGENENVCTGKRRPRRKASRGPIEIPPELLKQPKGRIEHRCSVCSKQFPHAYKLERHELIHTGEKPYCCSICGRGFNQKGNLKTHYKVHLGRKDAVDFEDEVNPSVSELSEYLKSLPGESKIRSSLHCLECGKDCKSQSALQAHHVTTHSEAAAESETAERGAAQFLFCRRCCVQFDDKDKLETHMKSHVKEKRYSCPDCGKMFINESYIQIHQRIHTGERPFLCSLCGRGFHTASSLKLHEMQHSGERPYACSICGKTFQINSYLNAHYQTHIKDRPFVCSVCGKGYSRAEELKVHHRLHTGERPYKCGECEKSFIYRQGLRQHQRTHAGRRMGPTRQLGRPKQQNKLEI is encoded by the exons ATGGTGGAG GATCCTGGACTTCAAGATCCACTGAAGGAAAACCGTTGTGGGCAGACAGCTAGGCagcagcaggagagaaaagcgGCAGGAAGCGACACGCCAGAGATCCAAGTCATCATcaaagaggaagaggacagcTGGACTGTGAGTGAAAACT ATGAGAGCCTCGGTTCAGAGGAAGGGAAGAACAGAAGCCCTCCAGGCGCTGGGTTTCTCCTCGGGAAGGAGAGTCGTGCTCCATACGGAGTAAAGGCACATCAGAGTGAACATCCAGACCAGCCGAATGAGCCGGAGCCAAATGAAGGAGAGCAGGGACGCACGCTCACGGCCTCTAACGAGAAACTCTGTCGTTCTGATGGTGATGAAGGAGAAAATGTCCGTCGGTGCCAAAACGCCAGAGAGAAGCCGTTCTGCTGCCTAGCACGGGACGTCTCGCCGAGTCCCAAACCCGACATGAAATCCAGCCAGAGGAcacctgaggaagaggagggtagCAGGTCTTCAAATGCGGCAGAAGAACTACATCGTCCAGAAAAACCAGCACCGAACCAAACT GTTTCCTCGGACCCGAAGATGACCTCGGCACACCTGGACGGCCGAACGCTCCACTTAACAGTCAGGCTTCAGACCGGGCCgaaggaggacgaggaggagccGGCGGAAGAAATCGGAGGTTTAATCAACTCGGACGGAGAGGAGGTGACATGGGATGGAA GAAACGTTTCTGACCAAGAGCCTGATTGTACAGAGGTTTCCCAGTCTGAGAAG gaagtcatccTGGTGCATTCTCAAAACTCGAGGGACTGCGGCAGTCCAACTCTCATCATGGAAGTTGTAGGAGACgaggaagaaaacaaggaaGAGGAACAGGAAGAGGGAGTCGTGAGGACGACGAAGATCTCAACTTCACATCCTG caagaacGCGACGGAGACGAGCAAAAAAGGTCAGAGGGCGACCTTTGGCAAACCCAGACAAAGGAGAGCGTGTTCCTTTACACTCTG CGAGGAGAAGAGTCCGGAGACAGGTTTCTCAGTCTCCACTGCTGTGTGAGGGAGACTTAGAGACACGTGAAGGAG TCTcgctattttattttaaagtatcgAGACGTAGCCGAAGAAGGAGAAACATCTGCACCCATCCCGAACCACAAGAAATAAACTCCGACACTACCCTCTGTGTGACTG CAAAGCAACCCTTACAGAAAAAAGATGCCAGACACTCTGctgaaggagaaaatgaaaatgtttgtactg GGAAGAGGCGTCCTCGGAGGAAGGCGTCGCGTGGGCCGATAGAAATCCCCCCGGAGCTCCTGAAACAGCCCAAGGGGAGAATCGAGCACCGCTGCTCCGTTTGCAGCAAACAGTTTCCCCACGCATACAAACTGGAGCGGCACGAGCTGATCCACACGGGGGAAAAACCGTACTGCTGCTCCATCTGTGGGCGGGGCTTCAACCAGAAGGGGAATCTCAAAACGCACTACAAAGTCCACCTTG GTCGAAAAGACGCTGTGGACTTCGAGGACGAGGTGAATCCCTCCGTGTCCGAACTCTCAGAATATCTGAAGTCCCTGCCGGGAGAATCAAAGATCCGTTCGTCCCTCCACTGCCTGGAATGCGGGAAGGACTGCAAAAGCCAGTCGGCTTTGCAGGCGCACCACGTCACGACGCACAGCGAGGCCGCGGCCGAGTCGGAGACGGCTGAGCGCGGCGCGGCGCAGTTCCTCTTCTGCCGTCGCTGCTGCGTTCAGTTTGACGACAAAGACAAACTGGAGACGCACATGAAGAGCCACGTCAAGGAGAAGCGCTACTCGTGCCCGGACTGCGGTAAGATGTTCATCAACGAGAGCTACATCCAGATTCACCAGCGCATCCACACGGGCGAGCGGCCCTTCCTCTGCTCGCTCTGCGGCCGGGGTTTCCACACGGCGTCTTCGCTCAAGCTCCACGAGATGCAGCACTCCGGGGAGAGGCCGTACGCCTGCTCCATCTGCGGGAAGACGTTTCAGATTAACTCCTACCTGAACGCGCACTACCAGACCCACATCAAAGACAGGCCGTTCGTCTGCAGTGTCTGTGGGAAAGGCTACTCCCGAGCCGAGGAGCTGAAGGTCCACCACCGTCTCCACACCGGGGAAAGACCCTACAAGTGCGGGGAGTGCGAGAAGAGTTTCATTTACCGCCAGGGGCTTCGGCAGCACCAGCGGACGCATGCCGGCAGACGAATGGGACCAACCAGGCAGCTTGGCAGACCCAAACAGCAGAACAAGCTGGAAATCTGA
- the LOC102224102 gene encoding zinc finger protein 184-like isoform X3, translated as MKSSQRTPEEEEGSRSSNAAEELHRPEKPAPNQTVSSDPKMTSAHLDGRTLHLTVRLQTGPKEDEEEPAEEIGGLINSDGEEVTWDGRNVSDQEPDCTEVSQSEKEVILVHSQNSRDCGSPTLIMEVVGDEEENKEEEQEEGVVRTTKISTSHPARTRRRRAKKVRGRPLANPDKGERVPLHSARRRVRRQVSQSPLLCEGDLETREGVSLFYFKVSRRSRRRRNICTHPEPQEINSDTTLCVTAKQPLQKKDARHSAEGENENVCTGKRRPRRKASRGPIEIPPELLKQPKGRIEHRCSVCSKQFPHAYKLERHELIHTGEKPYCCSICGRGFNQKGNLKTHYKVHLGRKDAVDFEDEVNPSVSELSEYLKSLPGESKIRSSLHCLECGKDCKSQSALQAHHVTTHSEAAAESETAERGAAQFLFCRRCCVQFDDKDKLETHMKSHVKEKRYSCPDCGKMFINESYIQIHQRIHTGERPFLCSLCGRGFHTASSLKLHEMQHSGERPYACSICGKTFQINSYLNAHYQTHIKDRPFVCSVCGKGYSRAEELKVHHRLHTGERPYKCGECEKSFIYRQGLRQHQRTHAGRRMGPTRQLGRPKQQNKLEI; from the exons ATGAAATCCAGCCAGAGGAcacctgaggaagaggagggtagCAGGTCTTCAAATGCGGCAGAAGAACTACATCGTCCAGAAAAACCAGCACCGAACCAAACT GTTTCCTCGGACCCGAAGATGACCTCGGCACACCTGGACGGCCGAACGCTCCACTTAACAGTCAGGCTTCAGACCGGGCCgaaggaggacgaggaggagccGGCGGAAGAAATCGGAGGTTTAATCAACTCGGACGGAGAGGAGGTGACATGGGATGGAA GAAACGTTTCTGACCAAGAGCCTGATTGTACAGAGGTTTCCCAGTCTGAGAAG gaagtcatccTGGTGCATTCTCAAAACTCGAGGGACTGCGGCAGTCCAACTCTCATCATGGAAGTTGTAGGAGACgaggaagaaaacaaggaaGAGGAACAGGAAGAGGGAGTCGTGAGGACGACGAAGATCTCAACTTCACATCCTG caagaacGCGACGGAGACGAGCAAAAAAGGTCAGAGGGCGACCTTTGGCAAACCCAGACAAAGGAGAGCGTGTTCCTTTACACTCTG CGAGGAGAAGAGTCCGGAGACAGGTTTCTCAGTCTCCACTGCTGTGTGAGGGAGACTTAGAGACACGTGAAGGAG TCTcgctattttattttaaagtatcgAGACGTAGCCGAAGAAGGAGAAACATCTGCACCCATCCCGAACCACAAGAAATAAACTCCGACACTACCCTCTGTGTGACTG CAAAGCAACCCTTACAGAAAAAAGATGCCAGACACTCTGctgaaggagaaaatgaaaatgtttgtactg GGAAGAGGCGTCCTCGGAGGAAGGCGTCGCGTGGGCCGATAGAAATCCCCCCGGAGCTCCTGAAACAGCCCAAGGGGAGAATCGAGCACCGCTGCTCCGTTTGCAGCAAACAGTTTCCCCACGCATACAAACTGGAGCGGCACGAGCTGATCCACACGGGGGAAAAACCGTACTGCTGCTCCATCTGTGGGCGGGGCTTCAACCAGAAGGGGAATCTCAAAACGCACTACAAAGTCCACCTTG GTCGAAAAGACGCTGTGGACTTCGAGGACGAGGTGAATCCCTCCGTGTCCGAACTCTCAGAATATCTGAAGTCCCTGCCGGGAGAATCAAAGATCCGTTCGTCCCTCCACTGCCTGGAATGCGGGAAGGACTGCAAAAGCCAGTCGGCTTTGCAGGCGCACCACGTCACGACGCACAGCGAGGCCGCGGCCGAGTCGGAGACGGCTGAGCGCGGCGCGGCGCAGTTCCTCTTCTGCCGTCGCTGCTGCGTTCAGTTTGACGACAAAGACAAACTGGAGACGCACATGAAGAGCCACGTCAAGGAGAAGCGCTACTCGTGCCCGGACTGCGGTAAGATGTTCATCAACGAGAGCTACATCCAGATTCACCAGCGCATCCACACGGGCGAGCGGCCCTTCCTCTGCTCGCTCTGCGGCCGGGGTTTCCACACGGCGTCTTCGCTCAAGCTCCACGAGATGCAGCACTCCGGGGAGAGGCCGTACGCCTGCTCCATCTGCGGGAAGACGTTTCAGATTAACTCCTACCTGAACGCGCACTACCAGACCCACATCAAAGACAGGCCGTTCGTCTGCAGTGTCTGTGGGAAAGGCTACTCCCGAGCCGAGGAGCTGAAGGTCCACCACCGTCTCCACACCGGGGAAAGACCCTACAAGTGCGGGGAGTGCGAGAAGAGTTTCATTTACCGCCAGGGGCTTCGGCAGCACCAGCGGACGCATGCCGGCAGACGAATGGGACCAACCAGGCAGCTTGGCAGACCCAAACAGCAGAACAAGCTGGAAATCTGA
- the LOC102224102 gene encoding zinc finger protein 37-like isoform X2 yields the protein MVEDPGLQDPLKENRCGQTARQQQERKAAGSDTPEIQVIIKEEEDSWTVSENYESLGSEEGKNRSPPGAGFLLGKESRAPYGVKAHQSEHPDQPNEPEPNEGEQGRTLTASNEKLCRSDGDEGENVRRCQNAREKPFCCLARDVSPSPKPDMKSSQRTPEEEEGSRSSNAAEELHRPEKPAPNQTVSSDPKMTSAHLDGRTLHLTVRLQTGPKEDEEEPAEEIGGLINSDGEEVTWDGRNVSDQEPDCTEVSQSEKEVILVHSQNSRDCGSPTLIMEVVGDEEENKEEEQEEGVVRTTKISTSHPARTRRRRAKKVRGRPLANPDKGERVPLHSARRRVRRQVSQSPLLCEGDLETREGVSRRSRRRRNICTHPEPQEINSDTTLCVTAKQPLQKKDARHSAEGENENVCTGKRRPRRKASRGPIEIPPELLKQPKGRIEHRCSVCSKQFPHAYKLERHELIHTGEKPYCCSICGRGFNQKGNLKTHYKVHLGRKDAVDFEDEVNPSVSELSEYLKSLPGESKIRSSLHCLECGKDCKSQSALQAHHVTTHSEAAAESETAERGAAQFLFCRRCCVQFDDKDKLETHMKSHVKEKRYSCPDCGKMFINESYIQIHQRIHTGERPFLCSLCGRGFHTASSLKLHEMQHSGERPYACSICGKTFQINSYLNAHYQTHIKDRPFVCSVCGKGYSRAEELKVHHRLHTGERPYKCGECEKSFIYRQGLRQHQRTHAGRRMGPTRQLGRPKQQNKLEI from the exons ATGGTGGAG GATCCTGGACTTCAAGATCCACTGAAGGAAAACCGTTGTGGGCAGACAGCTAGGCagcagcaggagagaaaagcgGCAGGAAGCGACACGCCAGAGATCCAAGTCATCATcaaagaggaagaggacagcTGGACTGTGAGTGAAAACT ATGAGAGCCTCGGTTCAGAGGAAGGGAAGAACAGAAGCCCTCCAGGCGCTGGGTTTCTCCTCGGGAAGGAGAGTCGTGCTCCATACGGAGTAAAGGCACATCAGAGTGAACATCCAGACCAGCCGAATGAGCCGGAGCCAAATGAAGGAGAGCAGGGACGCACGCTCACGGCCTCTAACGAGAAACTCTGTCGTTCTGATGGTGATGAAGGAGAAAATGTCCGTCGGTGCCAAAACGCCAGAGAGAAGCCGTTCTGCTGCCTAGCACGGGACGTCTCGCCGAGTCCCAAACCCGACATGAAATCCAGCCAGAGGAcacctgaggaagaggagggtagCAGGTCTTCAAATGCGGCAGAAGAACTACATCGTCCAGAAAAACCAGCACCGAACCAAACT GTTTCCTCGGACCCGAAGATGACCTCGGCACACCTGGACGGCCGAACGCTCCACTTAACAGTCAGGCTTCAGACCGGGCCgaaggaggacgaggaggagccGGCGGAAGAAATCGGAGGTTTAATCAACTCGGACGGAGAGGAGGTGACATGGGATGGAA GAAACGTTTCTGACCAAGAGCCTGATTGTACAGAGGTTTCCCAGTCTGAGAAG gaagtcatccTGGTGCATTCTCAAAACTCGAGGGACTGCGGCAGTCCAACTCTCATCATGGAAGTTGTAGGAGACgaggaagaaaacaaggaaGAGGAACAGGAAGAGGGAGTCGTGAGGACGACGAAGATCTCAACTTCACATCCTG caagaacGCGACGGAGACGAGCAAAAAAGGTCAGAGGGCGACCTTTGGCAAACCCAGACAAAGGAGAGCGTGTTCCTTTACACTCTG CGAGGAGAAGAGTCCGGAGACAGGTTTCTCAGTCTCCACTGCTGTGTGAGGGAGACTTAGAGACACGTGAAGGAG tatcgAGACGTAGCCGAAGAAGGAGAAACATCTGCACCCATCCCGAACCACAAGAAATAAACTCCGACACTACCCTCTGTGTGACTG CAAAGCAACCCTTACAGAAAAAAGATGCCAGACACTCTGctgaaggagaaaatgaaaatgtttgtactg GGAAGAGGCGTCCTCGGAGGAAGGCGTCGCGTGGGCCGATAGAAATCCCCCCGGAGCTCCTGAAACAGCCCAAGGGGAGAATCGAGCACCGCTGCTCCGTTTGCAGCAAACAGTTTCCCCACGCATACAAACTGGAGCGGCACGAGCTGATCCACACGGGGGAAAAACCGTACTGCTGCTCCATCTGTGGGCGGGGCTTCAACCAGAAGGGGAATCTCAAAACGCACTACAAAGTCCACCTTG GTCGAAAAGACGCTGTGGACTTCGAGGACGAGGTGAATCCCTCCGTGTCCGAACTCTCAGAATATCTGAAGTCCCTGCCGGGAGAATCAAAGATCCGTTCGTCCCTCCACTGCCTGGAATGCGGGAAGGACTGCAAAAGCCAGTCGGCTTTGCAGGCGCACCACGTCACGACGCACAGCGAGGCCGCGGCCGAGTCGGAGACGGCTGAGCGCGGCGCGGCGCAGTTCCTCTTCTGCCGTCGCTGCTGCGTTCAGTTTGACGACAAAGACAAACTGGAGACGCACATGAAGAGCCACGTCAAGGAGAAGCGCTACTCGTGCCCGGACTGCGGTAAGATGTTCATCAACGAGAGCTACATCCAGATTCACCAGCGCATCCACACGGGCGAGCGGCCCTTCCTCTGCTCGCTCTGCGGCCGGGGTTTCCACACGGCGTCTTCGCTCAAGCTCCACGAGATGCAGCACTCCGGGGAGAGGCCGTACGCCTGCTCCATCTGCGGGAAGACGTTTCAGATTAACTCCTACCTGAACGCGCACTACCAGACCCACATCAAAGACAGGCCGTTCGTCTGCAGTGTCTGTGGGAAAGGCTACTCCCGAGCCGAGGAGCTGAAGGTCCACCACCGTCTCCACACCGGGGAAAGACCCTACAAGTGCGGGGAGTGCGAGAAGAGTTTCATTTACCGCCAGGGGCTTCGGCAGCACCAGCGGACGCATGCCGGCAGACGAATGGGACCAACCAGGCAGCTTGGCAGACCCAAACAGCAGAACAAGCTGGAAATCTGA